A region of Veillonellaceae bacterium DNA encodes the following proteins:
- a CDS encoding manganese efflux pump MntP family protein has product MSFLFFLNNLLLGAGLAMDAFSVSLANGLQEPYMKKRKMTLIAGVFGFFQFAMPFIGWICVNMLIDVFQFLWPLIPWISLILLCAIGGFMIKDGLTGEEEAVHPQVHMKALFLQGIATSIDALSVGFTIAEYDVSDALLASLIIGIVTFFICIAGLILGKTFGMKLADKAIILGGIILIAIGIEIFIG; this is encoded by the coding sequence TTGAGCTTTTTGTTTTTTCTGAACAATCTTCTTCTTGGCGCGGGCCTTGCCATGGACGCCTTTTCCGTTTCACTGGCAAACGGTCTGCAGGAACCGTACATGAAAAAGAGGAAGATGACGCTGATCGCCGGGGTCTTTGGATTTTTCCAGTTCGCGATGCCGTTCATCGGCTGGATCTGCGTCAATATGCTCATCGATGTGTTCCAGTTCCTCTGGCCGCTCATCCCGTGGATTTCCCTCATCCTTCTCTGCGCCATCGGCGGCTTCATGATCAAGGACGGATTGACGGGCGAAGAAGAAGCCGTCCATCCGCAGGTCCATATGAAAGCGCTCTTCTTGCAGGGGATTGCGACCTCCATCGACGCCCTTTCCGTCGGCTTTACGATTGCGGAATACGATGTATCCGATGCGCTCCTTGCGAGTCTCATCATCGGCATCGTCACCTTCTTCATCTGCATCGCGGGCCTCATTTTGGGCAAGACATTCGGCATGAAGCTCGCAGACAAGGCCATCATTTTGGGCGGCATCATCCTGATTGCCATCGGTATTGAAATCTTCATCGGCTAG
- a CDS encoding TRAP transporter permease, protein MEKERKEVRIEDAMAEKEALDKKSQEILEEKDADSRLRVYKGPLGKAIIVLLCVWTAFQLYFTTIGAISAVNLRAIHTIFLLVFTFLLFPTFKSETRKRKLPPVWDIAFILGSVGSFGYLILNFTRIAQTGGRISNLEIGIALVGIVCVFEAARRASGNLAILAALFLAYNWFGAYLPGYLGHNGFTLKRVLITQFWGTEGVLGTGVGVSATYIFLFVVFGAFLKHSGFSKFINDFSLTLVGQTSGGPAKVAVIASGLMGMINGSAIANVATTGTITIPLMKRTGYKKEFAGAVEAVASTGGQFTPPIMGAVGFVMAEFLNLSYTYVALAAVTPALLYYIGLLLAVHFEAKRLGLSGIAKENIPDVKIVLKEQGHLVLPLISLIGLMFAGFTPLYAAVISIFVTIGASWLRKDTRMTPDKILAAVVEGSQSAISVGVCCVIIGVIIGTVTLTSMGLNMGYLILSIVHNNNLYLAGFLVMIMSAILGMGVPGVAAYVIVQAVAVPVLIKAGAMPLIAHLFCLIYACLSNITPPVAMSAYVASGIAGSDQTKTGLWAVRLGLIGFIIPFFFLNNPVLLIGVDKTATVWATLWCVFTAAVGTFALVAGLEGWILGRASWIERIILIASSPFLLFPGSLTDLAGAVGLIGVIAFQYFHKKSKENAA, encoded by the coding sequence ATGGAAAAAGAAAGGAAAGAAGTCCGCATCGAAGACGCGATGGCGGAGAAGGAGGCCCTGGACAAGAAGTCCCAGGAAATCCTTGAGGAAAAGGACGCGGATTCGCGTCTTCGCGTTTACAAGGGGCCGCTCGGGAAGGCGATCATCGTTCTTCTCTGCGTATGGACCGCATTCCAGCTTTACTTCACGACGATCGGGGCGATCAGCGCAGTGAACCTTCGCGCGATCCACACGATTTTCCTGCTCGTCTTTACATTCCTTCTCTTCCCGACGTTCAAGTCGGAGACAAGGAAACGGAAGCTTCCGCCGGTATGGGATATCGCATTCATTCTGGGATCGGTCGGCTCCTTCGGCTATCTGATCCTGAACTTTACGCGCATTGCCCAGACGGGCGGGCGCATCAGCAATCTGGAAATCGGTATTGCACTCGTCGGCATCGTCTGCGTCTTCGAAGCAGCGCGCCGCGCATCAGGAAATCTGGCCATCCTGGCCGCTCTTTTCCTGGCTTACAACTGGTTCGGTGCCTACCTTCCGGGATACCTCGGTCATAACGGTTTTACTTTGAAGCGTGTCCTCATCACCCAGTTCTGGGGGACAGAGGGCGTCCTTGGCACCGGCGTCGGTGTTTCTGCGACGTACATTTTCCTCTTCGTTGTCTTCGGCGCGTTCCTGAAGCACAGCGGATTTTCCAAGTTCATCAATGATTTCTCTCTGACCCTTGTTGGTCAGACATCCGGCGGCCCGGCGAAGGTGGCTGTCATTGCATCCGGCCTCATGGGCATGATCAATGGTTCAGCGATAGCGAATGTCGCAACGACCGGTACGATTACGATTCCGCTCATGAAGAGGACGGGCTACAAGAAGGAATTTGCGGGTGCAGTCGAAGCCGTCGCATCGACGGGCGGCCAGTTTACGCCTCCAATCATGGGCGCTGTCGGCTTTGTCATGGCAGAATTCCTGAACCTGTCTTACACCTATGTAGCGCTTGCTGCAGTGACGCCTGCGCTTCTCTACTACATCGGCCTTCTTCTTGCTGTCCACTTCGAGGCAAAGCGTCTCGGCCTTTCCGGCATTGCCAAGGAAAATATCCCGGACGTGAAGATCGTCCTCAAGGAGCAGGGGCACCTGGTCCTTCCGCTCATCAGCTTGATCGGCCTCATGTTTGCAGGCTTCACACCGCTCTATGCCGCCGTCATTTCCATCTTCGTCACAATCGGTGCCAGCTGGCTCCGCAAGGATACGAGAATGACGCCGGACAAGATTCTGGCGGCTGTCGTCGAAGGCTCGCAGAGCGCGATTTCCGTCGGTGTCTGCTGCGTCATCATCGGCGTCATCATTGGTACTGTCACCCTGACCTCGATGGGGCTCAACATGGGCTACCTCATCCTGTCCATCGTTCATAACAATAACCTTTACCTCGCAGGCTTCCTCGTCATGATCATGTCCGCCATCCTCGGCATGGGCGTTCCAGGCGTTGCAGCCTACGTCATCGTGCAGGCCGTCGCTGTTCCTGTCCTCATCAAGGCAGGGGCCATGCCTCTCATCGCGCACCTTTTCTGCCTGATTTATGCCTGCCTTTCCAATATCACGCCGCCGGTTGCCATGTCCGCATACGTCGCATCCGGCATAGCAGGATCCGACCAGACAAAGACGGGTCTCTGGGCTGTCCGCCTGGGACTTATCGGCTTCATCATCCCGTTCTTCTTCCTGAATAATCCTGTCCTTCTGATCGGCGTCGACAAGACAGCGACCGTATGGGCGACGCTCTGGTGCGTCTTCACCGCTGCTGTCGGCACCTTTGCCCTCGTGGCAGGCCTTGAAGGCTGGATCTTAGGAAGAGCATCGTGGATTGAACGGATTATTCTCATCGCATCCTCGCCGTTCCTGCTCTTCCCGGGGTCTCTCACGGACCTTGCAGGAGCCGTCGGACTCATCGGCGTCATTGCATTCCAGTATTTCCATAAAAAGAGCAAAGAAAATGCAGCTTAG
- a CDS encoding phospho-N-acetylmuramoyl-pentapeptide-transferase, producing MQMIDLSDVHDFSAARFILYWVVASVVAVIVAYGIGQERKLRWFKPRSSNGFMVRRGPLGNFSLLGVPHSKGGVAITVGIFIAAGIIWAILVFMILPALGYNI from the coding sequence ATGCAAATGATCGATCTGTCGGACGTGCATGATTTCAGCGCGGCCCGGTTCATACTTTACTGGGTGGTGGCTTCTGTTGTAGCCGTCATCGTAGCTTACGGCATCGGACAAGAGAGAAAACTCAGGTGGTTCAAACCGAGAAGTTCTAACGGATTCATGGTCCGCCGCGGCCCTTTGGGAAATTTCAGTCTGCTGGGTGTACCGCATTCCAAGGGAGGCGTTGCTATCACGGTTGGTATTTTCATTGCCGCCGGCATTATTTGGGCAATTCTTGTATTCATGATTCTTCCGGCACTTGGATACAATATTTAA
- a CDS encoding HAD family phosphatase, translating to MNKKGWLSQAGDTIIFDMDDTLIDSVGVWNDVDAALIKELGGPEEDPSFTQRRRDELLTRFRADDDPYVSYCGELGRIYHSEKSGRDIMKRRYEIAQDFLVNRVDYKEGAPELIKKLASLGKTLVISTTTKRANMEVYRTKNKNIREKAPVDKYFAKIYTREDAERIKPDPQIHEKLLAELGKKPEDCFIFEDSLIGVRAAKAAGIPVAAIYDKYSDGEREEINALADMTFDSFADVLKNM from the coding sequence ATGAATAAGAAGGGATGGCTTTCACAGGCCGGGGACACGATCATCTTTGATATGGACGACACGCTCATCGACTCCGTCGGAGTATGGAATGACGTCGACGCTGCCCTCATCAAAGAGCTCGGAGGCCCCGAAGAGGATCCATCCTTCACGCAGAGGAGAAGGGACGAGCTCCTGACCCGCTTCCGCGCAGACGACGATCCTTACGTTTCCTACTGCGGAGAGCTGGGGAGGATTTACCATTCAGAGAAATCCGGCAGGGACATCATGAAGCGCCGTTATGAAATCGCGCAGGATTTCCTCGTGAACCGCGTCGACTACAAGGAAGGCGCGCCGGAACTCATCAAGAAGCTCGCGTCCCTTGGAAAGACACTCGTCATTTCCACGACGACAAAGCGCGCGAACATGGAAGTCTACCGGACAAAAAATAAGAACATCCGCGAGAAGGCACCCGTCGACAAGTACTTCGCGAAAATCTACACGAGGGAAGATGCCGAACGCATCAAGCCGGATCCGCAGATCCATGAGAAGCTCCTTGCTGAATTGGGAAAGAAACCGGAAGACTGCTTCATCTTCGAAGACTCCCTGATCGGCGTCAGGGCGGCCAAGGCAGCCGGCATTCCCGTCGCTGCGATTTACGACAAGTACTCGGACGGGGAAAGGGAAGAAATCAACGCTCTGGCGGATATGACCTTTGATTCCTTTGCCGATGTCCTCAAAAATATGTAA
- a CDS encoding OadG family protein, which produces MPYRRKVDYYMETPSPLSICITNMVIVFAVLIFLAFVIQLIHIVDPTKNKKK; this is translated from the coding sequence ATGCCTTATCGTAGAAAGGTGGATTATTACATGGAAACTCCAAGCCCACTTTCGATTTGTATCACCAACATGGTTATTGTATTTGCCGTACTGATTTTCCTGGCATTCGTTATTCAGCTCATCCACATTGTGGACCCGACCAAGAATAAGAAGAAATAA
- a CDS encoding sodium ion-translocating decarboxylase subunit beta, producing the protein MDGFMRALVSVWTDSGFASLTWENIVMILVGLVLLYLAIAKEYEPLLLLPIAFGDIMANFPNTGFETDMGVMMAIGFGIKYEIFPPLIFMGVGAMTDFGPLIANPKTVLLGAAAQIGVFVALAGAMMLGFNVQEAASIGIIGGADGPTAIYLTTKLAPHLLGAIAVAAYSYMSLVPLIQPPIMKLCTTKKQRQIKMVNLRPVTHFEKVAFPIVVAIVVSLLLPPVAALMGCLCLGNLFEVSGVTARLSDTAQNALCNIVTIFLATGTGLTMTGDKFLRVQTIEIIILGLVAFAAGTAGGVLFGQVMRIASGNKVNPLIGSAGVSAVPMAARVSQVVGLKDNPSNYLLMQAMGPNVAGVIGTAVAAGTMLAQFGG; encoded by the coding sequence ATGGATGGCTTTATGAGAGCACTTGTTTCCGTATGGACAGACTCTGGCTTTGCCTCTCTGACCTGGGAAAACATTGTTATGATTTTAGTAGGACTTGTCCTGCTGTACTTGGCAATTGCAAAAGAATACGAACCTCTTCTGCTTCTGCCAATCGCATTCGGCGATATTATGGCTAACTTCCCGAATACCGGTTTCGAAACCGATATGGGCGTTATGATGGCTATTGGTTTTGGTATTAAATACGAAATTTTCCCGCCGCTGATTTTCATGGGCGTAGGTGCAATGACAGACTTTGGCCCATTGATCGCTAACCCGAAGACAGTTCTTCTGGGCGCAGCTGCTCAGATCGGCGTATTCGTAGCACTGGCCGGCGCTATGATGCTCGGCTTCAACGTTCAGGAAGCAGCTTCCATCGGTATCATCGGTGGTGCTGACGGCCCGACCGCTATTTACCTGACAACTAAACTGGCTCCACATCTGCTGGGCGCTATCGCAGTTGCTGCTTACTCTTACATGTCCCTGGTTCCGCTGATTCAGCCACCGATCATGAAACTCTGCACCACCAAGAAACAGCGTCAGATTAAGATGGTTAACCTTCGTCCTGTAACCCACTTCGAAAAGGTTGCATTCCCGATCGTTGTAGCTATCGTTGTTTCCCTGCTTCTGCCGCCAGTAGCAGCCCTGATGGGATGCCTCTGCCTCGGCAACCTGTTTGAAGTTTCCGGTGTTACCGCTCGTCTGTCTGATACCGCTCAGAACGCACTGTGCAATATCGTTACCATTTTCCTTGCAACCGGCACAGGCCTGACCATGACCGGCGATAAATTCCTTCGTGTTCAGACCATCGAAATCATCATCCTCGGCCTCGTAGCATTCGCAGCTGGCACCGCTGGCGGCGTACTGTTCGGTCAGGTCATGAGAATCGCATCTGGCAACAAGGTAAACCCGCTGATCGGTTCCGCAGGCGTATCTGCCGTTCCAATGGCAGCTCGTGTATCCCAGGTTGTAGGTCTGAAAGACAACCCGTCCAACTACCTGCTGATGCAGGCAATGGGCCCGAACGTAGCAGGCGTTATCGGTACTGCAGTTGCTGCAGGCACCATGCTGGCTCAGTTCGGAGGCTGA
- a CDS encoding OadG-related small transporter subunit: protein MSSVESAIYLMVIAYPMVFVVMGIFVALTYLLNKAFPYKGE from the coding sequence ATGAGCTCTGTTGAATCAGCCATTTACCTGATGGTCATCGCGTATCCCATGGTTTTCGTAGTCATGGGCATCTTTGTGGCATTGACCTACTTGCTGAATAAAGCATTCCCGTATAAAGGGGAATAA
- a CDS encoding TAXI family TRAP transporter solute-binding subunit: protein MGKWKKTMAAAAAALVLTAAFAGCGDEKSSGQAQSKPAAGQTIRINFPTAGASGALYAVGAAITNMWSQNIPGMQASSQASAGGIANLNMVSDGEAQVSIAISSNVYQCLNGTDSFEGHAYKDLKAIGGLYLNPNQVVAAANTNINTLEGFKGKKFAVASAGSSVYNECDVHFTAAGMKFPEDIQAEYITFTDAADMLQNGSIDGAWIMSGAPASAVTQALTSGAHLVPIPNELIEKLKAKYPWYTSYTIKAGTYPNQNEDVNTSAIKMVMFCRGDLPDDVVYQMTKTLWEHMDELGQSQKNLKGLTAANAVKDIAGVPLHPGAAKYYKEIGVLQ, encoded by the coding sequence ATGGGCAAATGGAAAAAGACAATGGCGGCAGCGGCAGCAGCACTCGTTTTGACGGCTGCATTTGCAGGATGCGGAGATGAAAAGAGCAGCGGACAGGCACAGTCGAAACCGGCAGCAGGCCAGACGATCCGCATCAACTTCCCGACCGCAGGTGCATCCGGCGCACTCTATGCCGTAGGCGCAGCCATCACGAATATGTGGAGCCAGAATATCCCCGGCATGCAGGCATCCAGCCAGGCCTCCGCAGGCGGCATCGCGAACCTCAATATGGTCTCTGACGGCGAAGCGCAGGTATCGATTGCGATTTCCAGCAACGTGTACCAGTGTTTGAACGGCACCGACAGCTTTGAAGGCCATGCATACAAGGATTTGAAAGCCATCGGGGGATTGTACCTCAATCCGAACCAGGTCGTCGCCGCAGCCAATACGAATATCAACACACTCGAAGGCTTCAAGGGCAAGAAATTTGCCGTAGCTTCTGCAGGATCTTCCGTCTACAATGAATGCGACGTCCACTTCACGGCGGCCGGCATGAAGTTCCCGGAAGACATCCAGGCGGAATACATCACCTTCACCGACGCAGCCGATATGCTGCAGAACGGATCCATCGACGGCGCATGGATCATGTCCGGCGCACCGGCTTCCGCCGTCACCCAGGCGCTGACAAGCGGCGCTCACCTCGTCCCGATTCCGAATGAGCTCATTGAAAAACTGAAAGCGAAGTACCCATGGTATACCAGCTACACCATCAAGGCAGGCACGTACCCGAACCAGAATGAAGACGTGAATACATCCGCCATCAAGATGGTCATGTTCTGCCGCGGCGATCTGCCGGACGATGTCGTCTACCAGATGACGAAGACACTCTGGGAACACATGGATGAACTCGGCCAGTCCCAGAAGAACCTGAAGGGGCTCACCGCAGCGAATGCTGTCAAGGATATCGCAGGCGTTCCGCTCCATCCGGGCGCTGCGAAGTACTACAAGGAAATCGGCGTACTGCAGTAA
- a CDS encoding aminopeptidase → MKETYSRTKSVWQRMDETERKAVMDYGEKYKAFLDTARTERLAAKEIIRQAEAKGFKPVYDMKSLKAGDKVYWNQKDKSVILAVIGEEPVHEGIKIVGSHIDSPRLDLKANPVHEQEGVVYFRTHYYGGIKKYQWTCIPLALIGVVYTKDGRKVEINIGLKDSDPVFYISDLLIHMAQDQMKKSLAEGITGEQLQPIIATNSDENQKPKEALMKMFKDTYGIEEEDFAAAELELVPAEKSRDVGFDRSLIASYGQDDRVCSYANLEAILDAKPGVKTQAALLTDKEEIGSYGNTGMESSYFVKFVMKLLSLQGQNTILDFYETMENSEMLSADVNSCLDPMFPEVSEKDNASFLGYGINLTKYGGSRGKAGSNDANAEFLQKIRTIFNEAGVCWQIGELGKVDQGGGGTIAFMMADWGAEVVDCGTAMLSMHAPYDLLSKADAYETYLAYKAFFESK, encoded by the coding sequence ATGAAAGAAACATACAGCAGAACCAAGTCCGTATGGCAGCGCATGGACGAAACCGAACGCAAAGCCGTCATGGACTATGGCGAAAAGTACAAAGCATTCCTTGATACAGCCAGAACAGAAAGACTGGCAGCCAAAGAAATCATCCGTCAGGCGGAAGCAAAAGGCTTCAAACCTGTCTATGATATGAAATCCCTGAAAGCAGGCGACAAAGTATACTGGAACCAGAAGGACAAGTCCGTCATCCTGGCCGTCATCGGTGAAGAACCGGTTCATGAAGGCATCAAGATCGTCGGCTCCCACATCGACTCCCCGCGTCTGGACCTCAAGGCAAACCCGGTCCATGAACAGGAAGGCGTCGTATACTTCCGCACCCATTACTACGGCGGCATCAAGAAATACCAGTGGACCTGCATTCCGCTCGCTCTGATCGGCGTCGTATACACCAAGGACGGCAGAAAAGTGGAAATCAATATCGGCCTCAAAGACAGCGACCCGGTATTCTACATTTCCGACCTCCTCATCCATATGGCACAGGACCAGATGAAGAAATCCCTCGCAGAAGGCATCACAGGCGAACAGCTCCAGCCAATCATCGCTACCAACTCCGATGAAAACCAGAAGCCGAAGGAAGCTCTCATGAAGATGTTCAAGGACACCTACGGCATCGAAGAAGAAGACTTCGCAGCTGCTGAACTCGAACTCGTACCGGCTGAAAAGAGCCGTGACGTAGGCTTTGACCGTTCCCTCATCGCATCCTATGGACAGGACGACAGAGTCTGCTCCTATGCAAACCTGGAAGCCATCCTCGATGCAAAGCCGGGCGTCAAGACACAGGCCGCTCTCCTGACAGACAAGGAAGAAATCGGATCCTACGGCAACACCGGCATGGAATCCTCCTACTTCGTCAAATTCGTCATGAAGCTCCTCTCCCTCCAGGGACAGAACACCATCCTTGATTTCTATGAAACCATGGAAAACAGTGAAATGCTCTCCGCAGACGTCAACTCCTGCCTGGATCCGATGTTCCCGGAAGTATCCGAAAAAGACAACGCATCCTTCCTTGGCTACGGCATTAACCTGACCAAGTACGGCGGATCCCGCGGCAAAGCAGGCAGCAACGATGCCAATGCTGAATTCCTCCAGAAGATCCGCACCATTTTCAACGAAGCAGGCGTATGCTGGCAGATCGGTGAACTTGGCAAAGTAGACCAGGGCGGCGGCGGAACGATCGCATTCATGATGGCAGACTGGGGCGCTGAAGTCGTAGACTGCGGCACAGCCATGCTCTCCATGCACGCACCGTACGACCTCCTCTCCAAGGCCGACGCTTACGAAACTTACCTCGCTTACAAAGCATTCTTCGAAAGCAAGTAA
- a CDS encoding sodium ion-translocating decarboxylase subunit beta, which yields MANWESVLEELFTGVMGMQDPTVWIMFLIGGLLIWLGVKKDYEPMLLFPMGVGCILANIPGHFAVIPTGGGEPGFLTVLYNAGIANELFPVLIFIAVGAMCDFTPLIRAPYVMLFAAAAHFGIFAAALLAAMVGFPFNEAASIGIIGAADGPTTIFVAQKFATNLLAPLTVTAFCYMSLVPIIQPPIVKLMTTKHERRIRMGFKEEKPVSWTAKFLFPFMVVLLAGIIAPISVPLIGALMFGNMLKVSGVCDSLSDAAQNELSNLVTLFLGITVGATMTAENILTFDVLKILALGAVAFVFDTVGGVLFAKIANLFLKKKINPMIGACSISAFPMSGRVIAKMALKEDPTNYIIQHAMGVNVAGQVASVVAGGLVLALIPVLG from the coding sequence ATGGCAAATTGGGAATCAGTTCTTGAGGAACTATTTACGGGCGTCATGGGGATGCAGGATCCGACGGTATGGATCATGTTCCTCATCGGCGGGCTCCTCATCTGGCTGGGAGTGAAGAAGGACTATGAGCCTATGCTTCTCTTCCCGATGGGGGTCGGATGTATCCTGGCTAACATCCCCGGACATTTCGCGGTCATCCCGACGGGAGGCGGTGAACCAGGTTTCCTGACGGTGCTCTATAATGCAGGCATCGCCAACGAGCTTTTCCCTGTCCTGATCTTCATCGCCGTCGGTGCGATGTGTGATTTCACACCGCTCATCCGCGCTCCGTACGTTATGCTCTTTGCAGCGGCAGCGCACTTCGGTATTTTTGCGGCAGCGCTTCTCGCTGCTATGGTCGGCTTCCCGTTCAATGAAGCGGCTTCGATCGGCATCATCGGTGCTGCTGACGGCCCGACCACCATCTTCGTCGCACAGAAATTTGCGACAAATCTGCTGGCTCCGCTGACGGTCACGGCGTTCTGCTACATGTCCCTCGTGCCGATTATCCAGCCGCCGATCGTCAAACTCATGACGACAAAGCATGAAAGAAGAATCCGCATGGGATTCAAGGAAGAAAAGCCGGTCTCCTGGACAGCGAAGTTCCTCTTCCCGTTCATGGTCGTTCTTCTGGCAGGCATCATTGCCCCGATTTCCGTACCGCTCATCGGTGCGCTCATGTTCGGCAACATGCTGAAGGTTTCCGGCGTCTGCGATTCCCTGTCAGATGCTGCGCAGAATGAGCTGTCCAACCTCGTTACGCTCTTCCTCGGCATCACAGTCGGCGCTACGATGACAGCAGAAAACATCCTTACATTCGACGTACTGAAGATCCTGGCTCTGGGTGCTGTTGCCTTCGTATTCGATACTGTGGGCGGCGTTCTCTTTGCCAAGATTGCCAATCTCTTCCTGAAGAAGAAAATCAACCCGATGATCGGCGCATGCAGCATTTCCGCATTCCCGATGTCCGGCCGTGTCATTGCGAAAATGGCGCTCAAGGAAGACCCGACAAACTACATCATCCAGCATGCCATGGGCGTCAACGTGGCAGGCCAGGTCGCTTCCGTCGTCGCCGGCGGTCTCGTCCTTGCATTGATCCCTGTATTAGGATAA
- a CDS encoding cupin domain-containing protein encodes MIHKFHPDKNRWDGVEPHIYKENPGVFREVTKQILFDNENDLPVQFRYFQVEKNGFSSLEHHKHMHAVMIFKGKGHVLLGDQVYAVEEGDFLTIAPWQWHQLRADRGEILGFLCLVNHDRDIPKYPTEEDLAEIRKNPEAAAFLDGTLKD; translated from the coding sequence ATGATTCATAAATTTCATCCGGACAAGAACAGATGGGATGGAGTAGAACCCCATATCTATAAGGAAAACCCGGGCGTATTCCGCGAAGTGACGAAGCAGATCCTTTTTGACAATGAAAATGACCTGCCGGTGCAGTTCCGTTATTTCCAGGTGGAGAAGAACGGCTTCTCGTCTTTGGAGCATCATAAGCACATGCATGCTGTCATGATCTTCAAGGGGAAAGGCCATGTCCTTCTGGGCGATCAGGTCTATGCTGTCGAAGAAGGAGATTTTCTGACGATTGCTCCGTGGCAGTGGCACCAGCTCCGGGCGGACCGCGGAGAAATCCTTGGTTTCCTCTGCCTTGTCAATCACGACAGGGACATCCCGAAGTATCCGACAGAAGAGGATCTGGCGGAGATCAGAAAGAACCCGGAGGCGGCCGCTTTCCTTGACGGGACACTGAAAGACTAG
- a CDS encoding DUF362 domain-containing protein, giving the protein MAEVKPGTGGDHYIPYEERTGNESIVYFTRDLSAEGLKKIYEKISANLTGKIAVKLHTGEKHGPNILPRPWVKELFEKEIPDATIIETNTYYEGDRYTTEQHRETLKVNGWTFAPVDIIDDESHGTTMLPVKGGKWFDAMSVGKGLLDYDSFLALTHFKGHTQGGFGGSNKNIGIGCADGRVGKAMIHTYEGQDQWSIGTEEFMERMTESTKATIDHFGKKIAYINVMRNMSVSCDCEGVAAAPVVTPNVGILASLDILAVDQACVDCVYAMKEEDHHDLVERMESRHGLRQLTYMKELGMGFDRYVLIDLDNGEKRIDAKEAVKDVKPFVNE; this is encoded by the coding sequence ATGGCAGAAGTAAAACCAGGAACAGGCGGAGATCATTACATTCCGTACGAAGAAAGAACGGGCAATGAATCGATCGTCTATTTCACAAGAGACCTTTCCGCTGAAGGGCTCAAGAAAATTTATGAAAAAATCAGTGCAAACCTGACCGGCAAGATTGCCGTCAAGCTGCACACCGGCGAAAAGCACGGCCCGAACATCCTGCCGCGCCCGTGGGTCAAGGAACTTTTTGAAAAGGAAATCCCGGATGCCACGATCATTGAAACAAACACCTATTATGAAGGCGACCGCTACACGACCGAACAGCACAGGGAAACACTGAAGGTCAATGGCTGGACATTCGCACCGGTCGACATCATCGACGACGAATCCCACGGCACCACGATGCTTCCTGTCAAAGGCGGCAAATGGTTCGACGCTATGTCCGTTGGCAAGGGCCTTCTGGATTATGATTCCTTCCTGGCTCTTACCCATTTCAAGGGCCACACCCAGGGCGGTTTCGGCGGATCCAACAAGAATATCGGCATCGGCTGTGCAGACGGCCGCGTCGGCAAAGCCATGATCCACACCTATGAAGGGCAGGACCAGTGGTCGATCGGCACCGAAGAATTCATGGAAAGAATGACCGAATCCACCAAAGCAACCATCGACCATTTCGGCAAGAAGATCGCTTATATCAATGTCATGAGAAATATGTCCGTATCCTGCGACTGTGAAGGCGTCGCTGCCGCACCGGTTGTAACCCCGAATGTCGGCATCCTTGCATCTCTTGACATCCTCGCTGTCGACCAGGCTTGCGTTGACTGCGTCTATGCCATGAAGGAAGAAGACCATCACGACCTCGTGGAACGCATGGAATCCCGTCATGGCCTGCGCCAGCTGACCTACATGAAGGAACTGGGCATGGGCTTTGACCGCTACGTCCTGATCGACCTCGACAATGGCGAAAAACGCATCGATGCGAAAGAAGCCGTCAAGGACGTCAAACCATTCGTCAATGAATAA